From the Teredinibacter turnerae T7901 genome, one window contains:
- a CDS encoding spermidine synthase, producing MAIKHTEIKNGVRYEVRTAGASVRLYTNGVFHSQWNPNNPLIGSLWDLFLLPVFLLSPGTDCSELKSRLARALVLGVGGGAALNQLLALHPECIIDGVDLDRVHLRLAKRYFGLGRAGVNLVCQDAELWLKSAASEPYDYVLEDLFRESDSQPGEAVRCFECDAMWLEQLFSRLRDHGLLVINFESVAQLNAACRILRKACLAESAYAFTKNGYHNAIGVFCKMPIDHKVNEREILKWAAACGMISARYSQRIRDFSVRRIRL from the coding sequence ATGGCAATTAAGCACACAGAAATAAAAAATGGCGTGCGCTACGAAGTTCGAACTGCGGGCGCGAGCGTGCGCCTTTACACAAACGGTGTGTTTCACAGCCAGTGGAACCCGAATAATCCACTGATCGGCAGCCTGTGGGATCTTTTTTTATTGCCCGTCTTTTTGCTTTCGCCTGGAACTGATTGTTCAGAGTTAAAATCCCGGCTGGCGCGGGCGTTGGTTCTGGGTGTCGGCGGGGGAGCTGCACTTAACCAGCTGCTTGCGCTGCATCCCGAATGTATTATCGATGGTGTCGACCTGGATAGAGTACATTTGCGTCTGGCTAAGCGCTATTTCGGGTTGGGCCGCGCGGGGGTAAACCTCGTCTGCCAGGATGCGGAACTTTGGCTGAAATCCGCTGCGTCCGAACCTTATGATTATGTGCTGGAAGATCTGTTTCGCGAGAGCGACAGCCAGCCTGGAGAGGCCGTGCGTTGTTTTGAATGCGATGCAATGTGGCTGGAGCAATTATTTTCCAGGTTGCGCGATCATGGTTTACTCGTCATTAATTTCGAAAGTGTGGCGCAACTTAATGCCGCGTGCCGAATCTTAAGGAAAGCGTGCCTGGCTGAATCTGCATATGCGTTTACCAAAAACGGCTACCACAATGCGATTGGTGTATTTTGCAAAATGCCAATAGATCACAAAGTAAACGAGCGCGAGATACTTAAGTGGGCAGCCGCCTGCGGTATGATAAGCGCACGCTATTCGCAAAGAATTAGGGATTTTTCCGTACGCCGTATACGGTTATAG
- a CDS encoding alpha/beta fold hydrolase, which produces MAWLLVIIVVSLIAACDGHSRSGDVAEEASPALRERQCELSSSALPAGVTLKCFWWRTAVNGEFRLPVAVLSTGAAPRTALLHIAGGPGDGAQTDADNLRVWADWLATAKPAADLILYSPRGTRGSSGEWLCDAYERFSLETLSRSVTAAEEAAASLPILQRCFDAYAERKAKSNGLLPSQFYAAFSSRAQAADALGLLEDLGYLRWHLWGVSYGTRVALLAAEQAQNAKRAELQSLILDSVYPPGQGALAQWPMLLERAWRYHEQNSPGFGNVWQRLYQRLTRVEMQLDLRLDNWNYNLDPCPSPLQHCMQHQKHISMRLTADRLLALSYFVLYDRSLLPSFYEGLKLLDDNLGEAAVLDNPPLILVLEAFVASTFAESFSSLVFYATECIDNGHDSAADIVAAQQQFPQWAQELELAYSSDVCALSVFANPDVLNAQNIRLNLPLLVFAGERDPVTPVIWARDLAQSQPQVTLVEASGVGHSVLSSGYCGVNAIARWIFGEKEVCRHGN; this is translated from the coding sequence GTGGCGTGGCTGCTAGTTATTATTGTTGTTTCGCTGATCGCTGCCTGTGACGGGCATTCCCGCTCTGGAGATGTGGCCGAGGAGGCTAGCCCTGCTCTGCGTGAGCGCCAGTGCGAGCTGTCATCTAGTGCGCTCCCCGCTGGTGTAACGCTGAAGTGTTTTTGGTGGCGAACCGCGGTTAACGGTGAGTTTCGTCTTCCTGTTGCTGTACTCTCGACAGGGGCTGCGCCCAGAACAGCGTTATTGCATATTGCGGGAGGGCCTGGCGATGGAGCGCAAACAGATGCGGATAATCTGCGCGTATGGGCCGATTGGCTTGCAACGGCAAAACCTGCCGCTGATTTGATACTTTACAGCCCGCGGGGTACGCGCGGCTCATCGGGCGAATGGCTGTGCGATGCTTACGAACGCTTTTCGCTAGAAACCTTGAGCCGATCAGTAACGGCGGCCGAGGAGGCTGCGGCATCACTACCTATTTTGCAGCGTTGTTTTGATGCATATGCCGAACGCAAAGCGAAATCAAATGGCCTTCTGCCCAGCCAGTTTTACGCTGCCTTCTCATCGCGCGCCCAGGCAGCCGACGCGCTTGGTCTGCTGGAGGATCTCGGGTATTTACGCTGGCACTTATGGGGTGTTTCTTACGGTACCCGTGTTGCTTTGTTGGCTGCAGAGCAAGCACAAAACGCCAAGCGCGCGGAATTGCAATCGTTGATTCTTGATTCGGTTTATCCACCAGGGCAGGGCGCTTTGGCGCAATGGCCGATGTTGCTGGAACGCGCCTGGCGGTATCACGAGCAAAACTCACCGGGGTTTGGCAATGTATGGCAGCGGCTTTACCAGCGGTTAACACGTGTGGAGATGCAACTAGATCTACGGCTGGATAACTGGAATTATAATCTGGACCCTTGCCCAAGTCCCCTGCAGCACTGTATGCAGCATCAAAAACACATCTCGATGCGCTTAACCGCCGATCGCTTACTGGCACTCAGTTATTTTGTTCTCTATGACCGCTCTCTTTTGCCCAGCTTTTACGAAGGACTGAAACTACTGGATGATAATTTAGGTGAAGCGGCAGTGCTGGATAATCCCCCTCTCATCCTCGTTCTCGAAGCTTTTGTGGCTTCCACTTTTGCAGAAAGTTTTTCCAGCCTAGTGTTCTACGCTACAGAATGTATCGACAATGGCCACGACTCGGCGGCTGATATCGTTGCTGCGCAACAGCAATTCCCTCAATGGGCACAAGAGCTTGAACTAGCCTACAGCAGCGATGTTTGCGCGCTTTCGGTTTTTGCAAATCCGGATGTACTTAACGCGCAGAATATAAGGCTAAATCTCCCCTTGTTGGTTTTTGCTGGCGAACGAGACCCTGTGACGCCGGTAATCTGGGCTCGTGATCTTGCGCAATCGCAACCGCAGGTTACCCTGGTTGAGGCTTCAGGAGTCGGCCACAGTGTTTTGTCGTCCGGTTATTGTGGTGTAAATGCCATTGCTCGGTGGATCTTCGGGGAAAAAGAGGTTTGTCGGCATGGCAATTAA
- a CDS encoding pseudouridine synthase — MIYSIVDEQPGFLLIHKYPGAVVHGTADSGEITLTQSLRHDFSCKSLFPCHRLDRTTSGLLVVAKGEAANKYFSTLFEKRAIDKCYLALSAKKPAKKQGAVRGDMVKARNGSWMLTRSLNAPAHTQFFSKGGVEGKRLFVLRPITGKTHQLRVAMKSLGAPILGDERYGGGDADRCYLHAFALQFSVDGNEYSYVCPPEHGDLFCSQNFKSALDDLQSPFELPWPAAKNGQ; from the coding sequence ATGATTTATTCAATTGTTGATGAGCAACCAGGTTTTCTGCTCATTCATAAATACCCGGGGGCGGTGGTGCACGGCACTGCGGATTCTGGGGAAATCACCCTGACACAATCCCTGCGACACGATTTTAGTTGCAAGTCTCTGTTCCCCTGCCACAGGTTGGATCGCACCACGTCCGGTTTGCTGGTGGTTGCTAAGGGTGAGGCCGCAAATAAATATTTTTCTACGCTGTTTGAAAAACGTGCGATCGACAAGTGTTATCTGGCGTTGAGCGCAAAAAAGCCAGCCAAAAAGCAGGGTGCGGTTAGGGGCGATATGGTGAAAGCCCGCAACGGCAGTTGGATGCTCACCCGTTCGCTTAACGCACCCGCGCACACGCAGTTTTTTAGTAAAGGCGGCGTCGAGGGCAAACGCTTGTTTGTTTTGCGTCCGATCACAGGAAAAACGCATCAATTGCGGGTTGCGATGAAATCTCTGGGCGCACCGATACTGGGAGACGAGCGCTATGGCGGTGGCGACGCGGACCGCTGCTATTTACACGCGTTTGCTCTGCAATTTTCAGTAGATGGCAACGAATACAGTTACGTGTGCCCACCTGAGCACGGCGACCTTTTTTGCTCACAAAACTTCAAGAGTGCGCTCGACGACTTGCAAAGCCCTTTCGAGTTGCCCTGGCCAGCCGCCAAGAATGGCCAGTAA
- a CDS encoding DUF3806 domain-containing protein — protein sequence MKKTLLFISLFVGAASPVFALNDEDIASKVLAQHQDGPEIRPLNWLNEKFLERQRNSVNDIVGTHFGQKIQGNKRDLALLQRIINEDIIKNNETQDLQALGAVLGDVFVHENDKFQWVVYEDELGPTQAVCIKETSHCLFPITMLSRRMEVGLKPNVNKVYESALNDLAEFLPKTPYSVD from the coding sequence ATGAAAAAGACCCTACTCTTTATCTCTCTTTTTGTGGGCGCCGCCTCCCCTGTGTTTGCGCTTAACGACGAAGATATCGCCAGCAAAGTCCTGGCTCAACACCAGGATGGACCAGAAATACGACCACTGAACTGGCTCAACGAAAAATTCCTTGAACGGCAGAGAAATTCGGTAAACGACATCGTTGGCACGCATTTTGGCCAAAAAATTCAAGGGAACAAGCGAGATTTGGCATTGCTGCAGCGAATTATCAACGAAGACATTATTAAGAATAACGAAACTCAGGACCTGCAGGCTTTGGGCGCAGTCCTGGGTGACGTTTTCGTACACGAGAACGACAAGTTTCAGTGGGTTGTGTACGAGGACGAGCTTGGCCCCACCCAGGCCGTATGCATTAAAGAAACAAGCCACTGTCTTTTTCCAATCACCATGTTATCGCGAAGAATGGAAGTTGGGCTCAAACCCAATGTCAACAAAGTGTATGAGTCCGCACTCAACGATTTGGCAGAATTTCTTCCTAAAACGCCCTATTCGGTAGACTAA
- a CDS encoding sensor histidine kinase, with the protein MNAQQPSPETSASPNAESYGFRLTTRLTIGLIILIAAIVWASISFIWIKARPQIAEIGDQSQMLLGQSVALALDHQFSQVAGIARSLAAIGESAAGDEQAIFNYVPTILDQMGRDGLVAGGGIWPEPYAFSKDKVRNSFFWGRDAQGKLRFFDDYNNPDGHGYHNEEWYVPARLLQPGQVYWSRSYTDPYSLQPMVTCTAPIYSNGEFIGVATVDLRLDRVSLVLDRLVNTLNAYAFVVDRNNKFIAYPYPERVMTQRLVGGKSTPDYIYAEELALLQPSFQPLADTLAAIERRIFGRFSQRTTDYMLNVDLLANASYQIDAAEARRIAAYIWNLQQNQGFYPEELGRQELPKDGLLFDDAAAIVYQLADTNWKVVTVFRHTNQLGLTDGVFLRMVWGIVASTLLLGLLGYAYLHRQLFRPLRRLLNDLSEVVSQPTRGRLELSHRRKDELGLIAFWFNQRSSQLEVALTEAETANRAKTAFLAKMSHEFRTPLNSIIGFSRRLQDKLKHQVDEFHYEAIRRIHTNGHHLLALVNDIIDMTAIESGGVKLRAHEESVNELLQEAVAECQIYAERSDVRLVKKELAVDVLIVCDRNKVVQILVNLLSNALKATRRGSVQLSVKQLLEDREHIYFEVVDTGIGISEQDQQKLFKKFSQLESRIGSERGTGLGLFLVREFVKMHGGSVDLTSELGVGTTFTVKLPVKQTQLRELGGGDSSA; encoded by the coding sequence ATGAATGCGCAGCAGCCATCACCCGAGACATCTGCCAGTCCTAACGCTGAAAGCTATGGATTCCGCTTAACCACTCGCCTAACCATCGGCCTCATCATTTTGATTGCTGCCATCGTATGGGCGTCGATCAGTTTTATCTGGATTAAAGCGCGTCCGCAAATTGCTGAAATCGGCGATCAATCGCAAATGCTGTTGGGTCAGAGTGTGGCTTTGGCTCTCGATCATCAGTTTTCGCAGGTGGCAGGTATCGCCCGCTCGCTCGCCGCAATTGGCGAGAGTGCGGCAGGCGACGAGCAAGCCATATTTAACTATGTACCCACGATCCTCGATCAGATGGGGCGCGATGGGCTGGTTGCGGGTGGTGGCATCTGGCCCGAGCCATACGCGTTCAGTAAAGACAAAGTCCGCAACAGCTTTTTTTGGGGTAGAGATGCGCAGGGAAAGCTGCGCTTTTTTGACGATTACAACAATCCCGACGGTCATGGCTACCACAACGAAGAGTGGTATGTCCCGGCCAGGTTGCTGCAACCCGGGCAGGTTTATTGGTCGCGCTCCTACACAGACCCTTACTCGCTGCAACCCATGGTGACATGCACTGCACCCATTTATAGCAACGGTGAATTCATCGGTGTGGCTACAGTTGACCTCCGTTTGGACCGCGTTTCCTTGGTTCTGGACCGGCTCGTCAATACGCTGAATGCATACGCTTTTGTCGTGGATCGCAATAATAAGTTTATCGCGTATCCCTACCCGGAGCGGGTAATGACTCAGCGACTTGTGGGTGGAAAAAGCACGCCCGATTATATTTATGCTGAGGAGCTGGCTTTACTGCAGCCGTCTTTTCAGCCCTTGGCTGATACGCTGGCGGCAATTGAAAGGCGCATATTTGGGCGTTTCTCCCAGCGCACCACCGATTACATGCTGAATGTTGATCTTTTGGCCAACGCAAGTTATCAGATTGATGCCGCCGAGGCTCGACGAATAGCTGCATACATCTGGAATTTGCAACAGAACCAGGGGTTTTATCCCGAAGAGTTGGGTCGCCAGGAACTGCCGAAAGACGGGTTGTTATTCGATGACGCGGCGGCGATTGTTTACCAGCTGGCGGATACCAACTGGAAAGTTGTCACTGTATTTCGTCATACCAACCAGCTTGGCCTGACCGATGGAGTTTTTCTGCGTATGGTCTGGGGCATAGTGGCAAGCACACTGCTGCTGGGGTTGCTCGGATATGCTTATCTCCACCGGCAGCTGTTTAGGCCGCTGCGTCGTTTGCTCAACGACTTGTCTGAAGTTGTAAGCCAACCAACGCGAGGCAGGCTGGAGCTCAGTCATCGGCGTAAGGATGAACTTGGCCTGATTGCATTCTGGTTCAACCAGCGGTCGAGTCAACTTGAGGTCGCACTCACTGAGGCGGAGACGGCAAATCGAGCAAAAACGGCATTTCTCGCCAAAATGTCCCACGAGTTTCGCACCCCGCTGAACTCAATAATCGGGTTTAGCCGACGACTACAGGACAAGCTCAAGCACCAGGTTGATGAGTTTCACTACGAGGCTATTCGCAGAATTCATACTAATGGGCACCATTTATTGGCACTAGTGAACGACATCATCGATATGACCGCGATCGAATCGGGCGGTGTGAAGTTGCGTGCGCACGAGGAAAGCGTGAACGAACTACTGCAGGAAGCGGTAGCGGAGTGCCAGATCTATGCGGAGCGCAGCGATGTGCGGCTGGTAAAAAAAGAGCTAGCCGTGGATGTGCTTATTGTTTGCGATCGCAATAAAGTTGTTCAGATTTTGGTAAATTTGCTGTCTAACGCACTCAAGGCAACACGACGCGGTTCGGTGCAGTTGAGCGTGAAACAATTGCTCGAAGACAGAGAGCATATCTATTTTGAGGTTGTTGATACAGGTATTGGTATATCCGAGCAGGACCAGCAGAAGTTATTTAAAAAATTCAGCCAGTTGGAGAGTCGGATTGGCTCTGAGCGGGGAACCGGGCTCGGGCTTTTTCTGGTCAGAGAGTTTGTAAAAATGCATGGTGGAAGTGTGGACCTTACCAGCGAGCTTGGCGTTGGCACCACGTTTACTGTGAAACTTCCTGTGAAACAAACTCAGCTTCGCGAGTTGGGCGGTGGTGATTCCAGCGCGTAA
- a CDS encoding fructosamine kinase family protein has product MTAKLWQDIKTSLCNRLEQDLTLVGYNAVGGGDINESFRLETDRGSFFVKHSSAGEPDMFHAEAAGLACLSSFNQLRCPQPLVCGEYGGTRYFVMTFLHLTGSRNDDLLGKQLASLHRESANSHAVTDACSSRPPAATPFGLQINNYIGLSPQSNTPAKHWHSFWLEHRMEPQLRQAIDNGYNVIARGLKRLEENTEILLHGHQPMASAVHGDLWSGNKGICEDGSPAIFDPAFYFGDREVDIALSRLFGGFSSGFYHQYNATWPLDAGFEQREHLYNLYHLLNHLNLFGHGYLGACLNTIEKIDQLAAAHR; this is encoded by the coding sequence ATGACAGCAAAACTCTGGCAAGATATCAAAACGTCACTCTGCAACAGGTTAGAACAGGACCTCACGCTTGTGGGGTACAACGCTGTCGGAGGCGGCGACATTAATGAGAGCTTTCGGCTCGAAACGGACCGTGGGAGTTTCTTCGTTAAACACAGTTCTGCCGGCGAGCCCGATATGTTTCACGCAGAAGCCGCAGGTTTAGCGTGCCTTTCCAGTTTCAATCAGTTGCGATGCCCACAGCCGCTCGTCTGCGGGGAATACGGAGGTACACGTTATTTTGTGATGACATTTTTACACCTGACTGGAAGCAGAAATGACGATCTACTCGGCAAACAACTGGCTAGCCTCCACCGCGAATCAGCTAACTCGCACGCTGTTACTGACGCTTGCTCCTCTCGCCCGCCGGCAGCAACGCCCTTCGGCCTGCAAATCAATAATTACATCGGGCTTAGCCCCCAAAGCAACACGCCAGCTAAGCATTGGCATAGCTTCTGGCTTGAGCACCGTATGGAGCCACAATTGCGCCAGGCGATTGACAATGGATACAACGTGATTGCGCGCGGTCTTAAGCGCCTCGAAGAAAACACAGAAATCCTGCTACACGGGCACCAACCAATGGCCAGTGCGGTTCACGGTGACCTGTGGAGCGGAAATAAAGGAATTTGTGAAGACGGAAGCCCCGCTATTTTCGACCCTGCATTTTACTTCGGGGACCGCGAGGTAGATATCGCCCTAAGCCGGCTATTCGGCGGTTTTAGTTCAGGCTTTTACCACCAATACAACGCCACTTGGCCACTGGATGCGGGTTTCGAACAGCGCGAGCACCTGTATAACCTCTACCACTTGCTCAATCACCTGAACCTATTTGGACATGGCTACCTGGGGGCTTGCTTGAATACTATCGAAAAAATAGACCAGCTGGCCGCAGCACACCGCTAA
- a CDS encoding DNA-J related domain-containing protein, whose amino-acid sequence MERQVRALWWEGVTQVSEFELLQWLRREHDIRWDTDATVALFQQHFVIRHGLYTVQAALQETDIQMEISAVGIRLSSRESTGQSISMDGSAHALAEFYLDERQLFCTDKAQVTAWLDQFWRRFSSQDELDGARSILDVSDTASWTEIQNRYRSLARRHHPDFGGDQTQFVAVREAYEQLKKHYS is encoded by the coding sequence ATTGAGCGTCAAGTTAGAGCTTTGTGGTGGGAAGGTGTGACTCAAGTATCCGAGTTCGAGTTGTTGCAATGGCTGCGAAGGGAACATGATATCCGGTGGGACACGGACGCGACTGTTGCGTTGTTCCAGCAGCATTTTGTGATTCGTCACGGGCTCTATACCGTGCAAGCCGCGCTGCAGGAGACCGATATCCAGATGGAGATTTCTGCGGTAGGTATTCGGCTAAGCTCACGAGAATCTACAGGGCAATCGATTTCGATGGATGGATCTGCGCACGCTTTGGCGGAATTTTACCTGGATGAGCGACAGCTTTTCTGCACCGATAAAGCGCAGGTGACCGCATGGCTTGATCAATTTTGGCGGAGGTTTTCCTCACAAGATGAACTTGATGGGGCGCGCAGTATCCTAGACGTAAGCGATACAGCAAGTTGGACTGAAATTCAGAACCGCTACCGATCACTCGCTAGGCGTCATCACCCGGATTTTGGCGGCGATCAAACGCAGTTTGTCGCTGTCCGGGAAGCATACGAGCAACTTAAAAAGCACTACAGCTAG
- a CDS encoding S1/P1 nuclease, with product MRASIHASMDLVQKTRLAIQLKTSWLTKCAGLLGIGAKRPKLWPLWGCWLVILALSLSCKVYSWSYSGHAVILGSALSQLDPTARKEAFTQIEYLYNRASGNSRFLPKSCLSQKSLCFFASWPDRERDKTLGELYRMVGAEVPAVLKGLTSSEIASWHFTNQVFNLNDRKFSAACELRDRGQLYDVLPQLESALIRELSIAQRAVTLALWTHLLADAHQPLHNLTGSLEGCAHDFGGNGLCVVKRRNKCERSLHQLWDSGAGLFDKPDMISPLGVADARSPTAVDYRVIQNESLALASEVYAPNLELSSNAYITTVRRLSRIRAQQAAQRIALLLKELTGNKT from the coding sequence ATGCGTGCTTCAATACATGCGTCGATGGATCTGGTCCAGAAAACTCGTCTAGCGATTCAACTCAAAACTAGCTGGCTGACCAAGTGCGCTGGGTTACTTGGTATTGGGGCGAAGCGCCCCAAGCTATGGCCGCTTTGGGGATGCTGGCTGGTGATATTAGCGTTGTCGTTGTCTTGTAAAGTGTACTCATGGTCTTACAGTGGCCACGCGGTAATCCTGGGGAGTGCTTTGTCCCAGTTAGACCCCACTGCACGCAAGGAAGCTTTTACCCAAATTGAATATCTATATAACAGAGCTAGTGGCAATAGCCGTTTCCTGCCTAAATCCTGTCTTTCGCAAAAGTCCTTGTGCTTTTTTGCTTCTTGGCCGGACCGTGAACGTGATAAAACCCTTGGTGAATTGTATCGAATGGTGGGCGCAGAGGTGCCGGCCGTATTGAAGGGGTTAACTTCAAGTGAAATCGCTAGTTGGCATTTTACGAATCAGGTATTCAATCTCAACGATAGAAAGTTCTCCGCAGCCTGTGAGCTTAGGGATCGCGGTCAATTATACGATGTACTGCCTCAACTCGAATCGGCGCTGATTAGGGAGTTATCAATTGCCCAGCGTGCTGTCACCTTAGCACTTTGGACGCATCTTCTGGCGGATGCCCACCAGCCACTCCATAACTTAACTGGTTCACTGGAAGGTTGTGCTCACGATTTTGGCGGTAACGGTCTATGTGTTGTCAAGCGGCGAAACAAATGTGAGCGCTCGTTGCACCAGCTCTGGGACTCCGGAGCAGGCCTGTTCGATAAACCTGATATGATTTCACCCTTAGGCGTAGCAGATGCTCGCTCGCCAACGGCGGTCGATTATCGTGTGATACAAAATGAATCCTTAGCTTTGGCGAGTGAAGTTTATGCGCCCAATCTGGAGCTTAGCTCGAATGCTTACATTACAACCGTACGGCGGTTATCGCGCATAAGGGCGCAGCAGGCAGCTCAGCGAATAGCGCTATTGCTCAAAGAGCTGACCGGGAATAAAACGTAA
- the djlA gene encoding co-chaperone DjlA: MLGKIIAGLIGFLTLGPFGAILGVLIGHFFDHGRQQFARRFDPEQRAKVETAFFNAVFPLLGHLAKADGRVSEEEVSGTEQLMAKMGLGVEARKKAIALFQQGAQSDFNPHALLDDFNLVCGKYPDLKQMILVYLISLAYADNHLHEQEEKVLADIASTLGYSSFAFNHLLGMVKAQAHFYRNQQGRQSPPQPREDELILAYRALGVDASISDAQLKSAYRKLMSEYHPDKLAGRGVPEDMLKVATERAQEIQAAYDLIKKHRRG; the protein is encoded by the coding sequence ATGTTAGGAAAAATAATTGCAGGGTTAATAGGGTTTCTTACCTTAGGTCCATTTGGGGCGATTTTGGGCGTGCTGATAGGCCATTTTTTCGACCACGGAAGGCAGCAGTTTGCTCGACGGTTTGATCCTGAGCAGCGGGCTAAAGTTGAAACGGCGTTTTTTAATGCAGTTTTTCCGCTTTTAGGACATCTGGCTAAGGCCGACGGACGGGTCTCAGAAGAAGAGGTCAGTGGCACCGAGCAGCTTATGGCAAAAATGGGACTTGGTGTTGAGGCGCGCAAAAAAGCGATTGCGTTGTTCCAGCAAGGCGCTCAGTCTGATTTTAATCCGCACGCTCTGCTCGACGATTTTAATCTTGTTTGCGGCAAGTACCCGGACCTCAAACAAATGATTCTGGTCTACTTGATTTCACTCGCTTACGCGGATAATCATCTTCATGAGCAGGAGGAAAAAGTGCTGGCTGACATTGCCAGTACACTCGGCTACTCATCATTTGCGTTTAACCATTTGCTCGGCATGGTGAAAGCGCAGGCGCATTTCTATCGCAATCAACAGGGGCGACAGTCGCCACCGCAGCCGCGCGAAGACGAGTTGATACTCGCGTACCGTGCACTCGGTGTAGATGCTTCGATAAGTGATGCGCAGCTGAAAAGTGCTTACCGAAAACTCATGAGCGAATATCACCCAGACAAGCTTGCCGGGCGGGGTGTGCCAGAAGATATGCTAAAAGTCGCCACTGAGCGAGCGCAAGAAATTCAAGCAGCATACGATTTGATCAAGAAGCATCGCCGAGGTTAA
- a CDS encoding rhodanese-like domain-containing protein yields MKRRVFIALIFMATLFGTQVMAEQNAKTQYWIDVRSADEYAGGHYSAAVNIPHTEIAARIGEVTDDKNADIHVYCRSGRRSGIAKETLEKMGYTQVTNEGGYSDVLKKMK; encoded by the coding sequence ATGAAAAGACGAGTTTTTATTGCATTAATATTTATGGCAACACTCTTCGGAACTCAAGTTATGGCAGAACAAAACGCAAAAACCCAGTATTGGATTGACGTTCGCTCCGCAGATGAATACGCCGGTGGTCATTACAGCGCTGCGGTAAATATTCCACATACTGAGATCGCCGCGCGTATTGGTGAGGTTACGGATGATAAGAACGCAGATATTCACGTGTATTGCCGCAGTGGTCGCCGCTCTGGCATAGCCAAAGAAACGCTGGAAAAAATGGGTTACACCCAGGTGACCAACGAAGGTGGTTACTCCGATGTTTTGAAAAAAATGAAGTAA
- a CDS encoding ion transporter yields MQANSLNSRFQQIKSNKIFEIFVISIIVFSALVVGAKTYDIPPAVEQAVVVLDWLITVIFVIEITIRFLAEDRKSRFFRSPWNLFDTLIVLISIIPIENGELAVIGRLVRIFRVLRMVSIVPELRVLIVSLMKALPQLGYVMLLMFIIYYIYAAIGSTFFEEINPQLWGDVAVSMLTLFRVMTFEDWTDVMYETMTVYSLSWIYFLSFIFFTAFAFLNMVIGIVVSVMEKEHQALAAANGEDGSSELAAIRQELSELKALIKSQRGDFS; encoded by the coding sequence ATGCAAGCTAATTCGTTGAATTCGCGTTTTCAGCAAATTAAGTCCAATAAAATTTTCGAAATTTTTGTCATTAGCATCATTGTTTTTTCTGCACTGGTGGTCGGGGCTAAAACCTACGACATTCCACCCGCTGTCGAACAAGCGGTCGTCGTTCTGGATTGGCTGATCACAGTTATCTTTGTTATTGAGATAACCATTCGGTTTTTGGCTGAAGACCGAAAATCACGTTTTTTCCGCAGTCCGTGGAACCTCTTCGACACGTTAATTGTACTTATCAGCATTATCCCAATCGAAAATGGCGAGTTGGCGGTCATTGGCAGGTTGGTAAGAATATTCCGTGTTTTGCGGATGGTTTCAATTGTGCCAGAGCTGCGTGTTTTGATCGTGAGCCTGATGAAAGCATTACCACAGTTAGGCTATGTGATGTTGCTCATGTTCATCATCTACTACATATACGCCGCTATTGGCAGCACATTTTTTGAGGAGATTAATCCTCAGCTTTGGGGCGATGTAGCGGTAAGTATGCTAACGTTATTTCGTGTCATGACGTTTGAAGACTGGACGGACGTCATGTACGAAACCATGACCGTTTATAGTCTGAGCTGGATCTACTTCCTGTCTTTTATTTTTTTCACAGCTTTTGCCTTCCTGAATATGGTGATCGGTATTGTTGTGAGTGTGATGGAGAAGGAGCATCAGGCCCTCGCGGCTGCAAATGGTGAGGACGGCAGCTCGGAACTGGCCGCTATTCGACAGGAATTAAGCGAATTGAAAGCCTTAATAAAATCCCAGCGGGGAGATTTCTCATAG
- a CDS encoding DUF3012 domain-containing protein, whose translation MEKSVIALVVTASLWLSSGCADDEPAARCPESRQKQSQEWCDQMLEKPNAEWVEEDYQSFSCDCI comes from the coding sequence GTGGAAAAAAGCGTAATTGCTTTAGTCGTTACTGCGAGTCTCTGGCTGAGTAGTGGTTGCGCCGACGACGAGCCGGCAGCGCGTTGTCCCGAGAGCCGACAGAAGCAGTCTCAGGAATGGTGCGACCAGATGCTGGAAAAACCCAATGCAGAGTGGGTGGAGGAGGACTACCAGTCCTTCTCCTGTGATTGTATATAA
- a CDS encoding cold-shock protein, translating to MSDKLNGTVKWFNESKGYGFISREGGADLFVHFSNIIGSGFKTLKEGQAVTFTEGTGQKGPQAENVEPA from the coding sequence ATGTCAGACAAACTCAACGGAACAGTTAAATGGTTCAATGAAAGCAAAGGCTATGGATTTATCAGCCGAGAAGGAGGAGCTGATTTGTTCGTTCATTTCAGCAACATTATTGGTAGCGGATTCAAAACTCTGAAAGAAGGCCAGGCAGTCACCTTCACTGAAGGTACAGGCCAAAAAGGCCCACAGGCTGAGAACGTAGAGCCAGCATAA